One segment of Pseudodesulfovibrio sp. 5S69 DNA contains the following:
- a CDS encoding MauE/DoxX family redox-associated membrane protein, translated as MKSLLASKTLYTAVRVVLGLLFVYAGTVKLMHPEGFAVTINIYGLVSWKMAGFLSYTIPCVEILSGLCLALDVRGALLIIVAQLLGFMVVLLYALYLGLDADCGCFGNPRNTDNAPTGPLAAFLRDAVMLAGCALLYVQRRVACFRPWSLGRFFGKKKGR; from the coding sequence ATGAAATCGCTGCTCGCTTCCAAAACCCTCTATACCGCCGTCCGGGTGGTCCTCGGCCTGCTCTTCGTCTACGCCGGGACGGTCAAGCTCATGCATCCCGAAGGTTTTGCCGTGACCATCAACATCTACGGCCTGGTCTCCTGGAAGATGGCGGGCTTTCTGTCCTACACCATCCCCTGCGTGGAAATCCTGTCCGGGCTCTGCCTCGCCCTGGACGTGCGCGGCGCGTTGCTGATCATTGTCGCACAGTTGTTGGGGTTCATGGTGGTCCTGCTCTACGCCCTGTACCTCGGCCTGGACGCCGACTGCGGCTGCTTCGGCAACCCCAGGAACACCGACAACGCCCCCACCGGCCCCTTGGCCGCCTTCCTCCGCGACGCCGTCATGCTAGCGGGCTGCGCCCTGCTCTATGTCCAACGCCGCGTGGCTTGTTTCAGGCCGTGGTCGCTTGGGCGGTTCTTCGGGAAGAAAAAAGGCCGCTAG
- a CDS encoding glycine zipper domain-containing protein has product MKTTLMKTAVSLVLMLSLLAGCQTTQAQNGAGIGTLAGATLGALTFKNKVSGAAIGAGVGMLAGYIVGNEMEKADRARLSNTLETTPSGYSTEWVNPDTRTRYEAIPEPPREYNDGRVERDVTIKARMADGSHQTVYAKAYRQPDGSWQLVQ; this is encoded by the coding sequence ATGAAGACTACTCTGATGAAGACCGCCGTATCGTTGGTGCTGATGCTGTCCCTGCTGGCAGGCTGCCAGACCACCCAGGCGCAGAACGGTGCCGGGATCGGTACCCTGGCCGGGGCCACCCTGGGCGCGCTGACTTTCAAGAACAAGGTGTCCGGCGCCGCCATCGGCGCGGGCGTGGGCATGCTCGCCGGGTATATCGTGGGCAACGAAATGGAAAAGGCGGACCGCGCCCGGCTGTCCAATACCCTCGAAACCACGCCGTCCGGATACAGCACCGAGTGGGTCAACCCCGATACCCGTACCCGCTACGAAGCCATCCCCGAACCGCCGCGCGAATACAACGACGGCCGCGTCGAACGCGATGTGACCATCAAGGCCCGCATGGCCGACGGCTCCCACCAGACCGTCTACGCCAAGGCCTACCGCCAACCCGACGGCTCCTGGCAACTCGTCCAGTAG
- a CDS encoding carbohydrate kinase family protein, which yields MQPILAVGLGEILWDVLPQTRLLGGAPANFAYHLNALGGAGVPVSRVGDDNLGREALSLLVCLGLNIDAVSLDPDHPTGTVDARVDADGVATYVFPDDVAWDFLTLDQSALTLAANADAVCFGSLAQRAEVSRRAVHRFLAGASKALKVFDINLRQDFYTPALLAASLDAADVLKINDAELDTVTRLFSLPPGEQPALRALMERHGLELAVLTRGDKGSLLLSSDTVADLPGEPVGVVDTIGAGDAFTAALVLGYLKQWPLDKINRYAAKVAAYVCTQPGAMPEVPDELRLA from the coding sequence ATGCAGCCGATACTTGCCGTGGGATTGGGAGAGATTCTCTGGGACGTCCTGCCCCAGACCCGTCTGCTGGGCGGGGCGCCCGCCAATTTTGCCTATCACCTCAACGCCCTGGGCGGGGCCGGGGTGCCGGTGTCCCGCGTGGGCGACGACAACCTGGGCCGCGAGGCCCTGTCCCTGCTCGTCTGCCTGGGGCTGAACATCGACGCCGTGTCCCTGGACCCGGACCATCCCACCGGCACGGTGGACGCCCGAGTGGATGCGGACGGCGTGGCCACCTATGTCTTCCCGGACGACGTGGCCTGGGATTTTCTGACCCTGGATCAGTCCGCCCTGACCCTGGCCGCCAACGCGGACGCCGTCTGCTTCGGCTCCCTGGCCCAGCGCGCCGAGGTCTCCCGCCGGGCCGTCCACCGCTTTCTGGCCGGAGCGAGCAAGGCCCTCAAGGTCTTCGACATCAACCTGCGCCAGGATTTCTACACCCCGGCGCTCCTGGCCGCCTCTCTGGACGCGGCCGACGTGCTCAAGATCAACGATGCCGAACTCGACACCGTGACCCGCCTCTTCTCCCTGCCTCCGGGCGAGCAGCCCGCCCTGCGGGCCCTGATGGAGCGCCACGGCCTCGAACTCGCGGTCCTGACCCGCGGCGACAAGGGCAGCCTGCTCCTGTCTTCGGACACGGTCGCCGACCTGCCCGGCGAGCCGGTCGGGGTGGTCGACACCATCGGCGCGGGAGACGCCTTCACCGCCGCCCTAGTGCTCGGTTACCTCAAGCAATGGCCCCTGGACAAGATCAACCGCTACGCCGCCAAGGTCGCCGCCTACGTCTGCACCCAGCCCGGAGCCATGCCCGAGGTGCCCGACGAATTGCGTTTGGCGTAG
- a CDS encoding tetratricopeptide repeat protein yields the protein MTQTRDDRSPEAILDLVREVEREAPGGAEALFMAAMLADAPLPYDFALSMDGTPHNPALVNPAAAFFAATALMDPLVGRDLVDADADHQVFALPAEVRQALRESLDPEQVAEWAGRAVYALNLALPDADPQNWPLVEWLMPHVLACRDLAAELGVNTAAANRVLHQTGFSLYFQRRHKEAAELLEAAMAVDVALKGGQHPDIAADLEGLATVYRAGEDLPRAEAAFKACLDLQREIFTENNPATAPVLIGLAMVKQARGDLSGAEAALNECQAVLRASNQERHPAAASCLHNLALVLDALDRPEEGLKRALESLELTISLYGEHHPETAASHNLAGLLFERLGKDPEAEAHFRKSLSIRSRAFGEDHPETGQALCNLALFLDDRGRTEEAFDCFERGFTAFERSLGPDHPYMEEALDNLVAFLERTASADPPLRERAEARLKQIVERAG from the coding sequence GTGACGCAAACACGCGACGACCGCAGCCCCGAGGCCATCCTGGACCTGGTCCGGGAGGTGGAGCGGGAGGCCCCCGGCGGGGCCGAGGCACTCTTCATGGCCGCCATGCTGGCCGACGCCCCCCTGCCCTACGACTTCGCCCTGTCCATGGACGGCACCCCGCACAATCCGGCCCTGGTCAACCCGGCCGCGGCCTTTTTCGCGGCCACGGCCCTCATGGACCCGCTGGTCGGCCGCGACCTGGTCGATGCCGACGCGGACCATCAGGTCTTCGCCCTGCCCGCCGAGGTGCGCCAGGCCCTGCGCGAGTCGCTGGACCCGGAGCAGGTCGCCGAGTGGGCCGGGCGGGCCGTCTACGCCCTGAACCTGGCCCTGCCCGACGCCGACCCGCAGAACTGGCCCCTGGTCGAGTGGCTCATGCCCCACGTGCTGGCCTGCCGCGACCTGGCCGCCGAACTCGGCGTGAACACCGCCGCCGCCAACCGGGTCCTGCACCAGACCGGCTTTTCCCTCTACTTCCAGCGCCGCCACAAGGAGGCCGCCGAACTCCTGGAAGCGGCCATGGCCGTGGACGTGGCCCTCAAGGGCGGGCAGCACCCGGACATCGCGGCCGACCTCGAAGGGCTGGCCACGGTCTACCGGGCCGGGGAGGACCTGCCCCGCGCCGAGGCCGCGTTCAAGGCCTGCCTGGACCTGCAACGCGAGATTTTCACCGAGAACAACCCGGCCACGGCCCCGGTCCTGATCGGGCTGGCCATGGTCAAGCAGGCGCGCGGCGACCTGTCCGGGGCCGAGGCCGCCCTGAACGAATGCCAGGCCGTGCTCCGGGCCTCGAATCAGGAGCGCCACCCGGCTGCGGCCTCCTGCCTGCACAACCTGGCCCTGGTCCTGGACGCCCTGGATCGCCCAGAAGAGGGGCTGAAGCGCGCCCTGGAGAGCCTGGAGCTGACCATCTCCCTGTATGGCGAACACCACCCGGAGACCGCCGCGAGCCATAACCTGGCCGGACTCCTCTTCGAGCGGCTGGGCAAGGACCCCGAGGCCGAGGCCCATTTCCGCAAGAGCCTGTCCATCCGCAGCCGCGCCTTCGGCGAGGACCACCCCGAGACCGGGCAGGCGCTCTGCAACCTGGCCCTGTTCCTGGACGACCGGGGCCGGACCGAGGAGGCCTTCGACTGCTTCGAGCGCGGCTTTACCGCCTTTGAGCGTTCGCTCGGGCCGGACCATCCCTACATGGAGGAGGCCCTGGACAACCTCGTGGCCTTTCTGGAACGGACCGCGTCCGCGGATCCGCCGTTGCGCGAGCGGGCCGAGGCGCGCCTCAAACAGATCGTGGAAAGAGCGGGGTAG
- a CDS encoding flagellar hook protein FlgE, producing MSFGSMYVGATGVIAHSQGMQVLANNLANVDTIGYKRSNILFGDLISQQVASGGAKYDSEAVRISQMGMGVGVSAIRGIFTDGPLSSSTESTDLAISGQGFFGVSDASGVLRYTRAGGFRFDNEAYLVNPEGYRLQGYAYDRDANAWGTAVSDIQLPYEDITVDGQTARVVRSEPRATSSVEMVTQLDHSATSQISSQNNPFFAMLEAYNANQSNAGSPFGSDRPQYSTSMDVYDEFGNSHEMTIYFDPVSTDNLSNATPGYSYWEYVVAMPGESDGSEAYGTSAAGLAGMGVLTFNDRGVLINQSAYTLDSSATSAAGGTSLSSWVPATFSEEGLPQFDYTFGSNGAAFGATSTISYDFGLSSTSGSWRSSGGGTAASIGNRVDLLPEMDNMDRDARVSTNYDKPSATLYHLQDGYTWGYLNSVSVDENGIMSGHFSNGQDEELFQVAVYKFNSPWGLKRDGGTNFLATDASGEAMLGTAGDRGRGTISQNSLEESNVDMAQEFANMIVTQRGYQANTKVITTSDSVLNTLISVKR from the coding sequence ATGAGTTTTGGAAGCATGTATGTGGGCGCCACCGGCGTGATCGCCCACAGCCAGGGCATGCAGGTCCTGGCCAACAATCTGGCCAACGTCGACACCATCGGCTACAAGCGCTCGAACATCCTGTTCGGCGATTTGATCAGCCAACAGGTGGCTTCGGGCGGCGCCAAGTACGACTCGGAAGCCGTGCGCATCAGCCAGATGGGCATGGGCGTGGGCGTGTCCGCCATACGGGGCATCTTTACGGACGGGCCCCTGTCTTCGAGCACGGAGTCCACGGACTTGGCCATTTCGGGCCAGGGCTTCTTCGGTGTCAGCGACGCCTCGGGCGTCCTCCGTTACACCCGTGCCGGCGGATTCCGCTTCGACAACGAGGCCTATCTGGTCAACCCCGAAGGGTACCGGCTGCAGGGCTACGCCTACGATAGGGATGCCAACGCCTGGGGCACCGCCGTGTCCGACATCCAGCTCCCCTACGAGGACATCACCGTGGACGGCCAGACCGCCCGCGTGGTCCGGTCAGAGCCACGGGCGACCTCCTCCGTCGAGATGGTCACCCAGCTCGACCACTCGGCCACCAGCCAGATTTCCAGCCAGAACAACCCGTTCTTTGCCATGCTTGAGGCCTACAACGCCAACCAGAGCAACGCGGGCTCGCCGTTCGGCAGCGACCGGCCGCAGTACTCCACCTCCATGGATGTATACGACGAATTCGGCAACAGCCATGAAATGACCATCTATTTCGACCCGGTGTCCACCGACAACCTGTCCAACGCCACGCCGGGCTATTCCTACTGGGAATACGTCGTCGCCATGCCCGGGGAGTCGGACGGCTCGGAGGCCTACGGCACCTCGGCGGCCGGGTTGGCCGGGATGGGGGTCCTGACCTTCAACGACCGGGGCGTGCTGATCAACCAGTCGGCCTACACCCTGGACTCCTCGGCCACTTCGGCGGCGGGCGGCACCAGCCTCTCCTCCTGGGTCCCGGCGACCTTCAGCGAGGAGGGCCTGCCGCAGTTCGACTACACCTTCGGCAGCAACGGCGCGGCCTTCGGCGCGACCAGCACCATCAGCTACGATTTCGGCCTCAGCTCCACCAGCGGTTCCTGGCGGTCCAGCGGCGGGGGCACGGCCGCCTCCATCGGCAACCGGGTGGACCTGCTGCCCGAGATGGACAACATGGACCGCGACGCCCGCGTGAGCACCAATTACGACAAGCCGTCCGCCACCCTGTACCATCTCCAGGACGGCTACACCTGGGGATACCTCAACAGCGTCAGCGTGGACGAGAACGGGATCATGAGCGGCCATTTTTCCAACGGACAGGACGAGGAGCTGTTCCAGGTCGCCGTCTACAAGTTCAACAGCCCGTGGGGGCTCAAGCGCGACGGCGGGACCAATTTCCTGGCCACCGACGCCTCGGGCGAGGCCATGCTCGGCACGGCCGGGGACCGGGGGCGCGGGACCATCAGCCAGAATTCCCTGGAGGAGAGCAACGTGGACATGGCCCAGGAGTTCGCCAACATGATCGTCACCCAGCGTGGCTACCAGGCCAACACCAAGGTCATCACCACCTCGGACTCGGTCCTGAACACGCTCATCTCGGTCAAGCGCTAG
- a CDS encoding OmpH family outer membrane protein — protein MKRILPLLFVAILALGLSACNQEPSVKIGVVDEAAAFKENKLATEAMAHLQEMGKPLQQKAEAAYKAMQANQTEETVAAYKLAMGELQNTMNAEQQRIVAMVDAKFNEILENYRKEKGLSLILSKQAVIASSDTVDITKDIEAAMNNVTMDFSLPEAPKAEAPKAEAPAAEQAAPAAEAPAKAAPEAKKDAE, from the coding sequence ATGAAACGGATTCTTCCCCTGCTCTTCGTCGCCATCCTGGCCTTGGGCCTGAGCGCCTGCAACCAGGAGCCGTCGGTCAAGATCGGCGTCGTGGACGAGGCCGCCGCCTTCAAGGAAAACAAGCTGGCCACCGAGGCCATGGCTCACCTCCAGGAGATGGGCAAGCCCCTGCAGCAAAAGGCCGAAGCCGCGTACAAGGCCATGCAGGCCAACCAGACCGAAGAGACCGTGGCCGCCTACAAGCTGGCCATGGGCGAATTGCAGAACACCATGAACGCCGAGCAGCAACGCATCGTCGCCATGGTCGACGCCAAGTTCAACGAAATTCTGGAGAACTACCGCAAGGAAAAGGGATTGTCCCTGATCCTGAGCAAGCAGGCCGTGATCGCGTCCAGCGACACCGTGGACATCACCAAGGACATCGAGGCCGCCATGAACAACGTGACCATGGACTTCTCGCTGCCCGAGGCACCCAAGGCCGAGGCGCCCAAGGCCGAGGCTCCGGCAGCCGAACAAGCCGCCCCGGCAGCCGAGGCGCCCGCCAAGGCCGCTCCCGAGGCGAAGAAGGACGCGGAATAA
- a CDS encoding Hpt domain-containing protein, which yields MTRDLFDTDQFLSSLAHDRELAVELIDAFLEDCPKRVAELTEALGAGDIVQGTKLAHSLKGMCGVVRADVLGRLALEMEHAGRDGKLEVVRDRLDLFTGSLDQARELMLRFRNNG from the coding sequence ATGACGCGGGATCTGTTCGACACCGATCAGTTCCTGTCCAGCCTTGCCCATGACAGGGAGCTGGCCGTGGAACTTATCGATGCCTTTCTCGAGGATTGCCCGAAGCGCGTTGCGGAGTTGACCGAAGCGCTGGGCGCCGGGGATATCGTCCAGGGGACCAAACTGGCCCATTCTCTCAAGGGCATGTGCGGCGTGGTCCGTGCCGATGTCCTGGGCAGACTGGCCCTGGAAATGGAACACGCGGGACGCGACGGGAAGCTGGAGGTCGTGCGCGACCGGCTCGACCTGTTTACCGGGAGCCTGGATCAGGCCAGGGAGCTCATGCTCCGTTTCCGAAACAACGGCTGA
- a CDS encoding 3D domain-containing protein, translated as MRILFNYTITPVLCATLVIMAVVVVVKQQKIDDLTHRLELVEKTAAARKIMVEEARLLQKAKNMSPVRTVTVTAYNPSTEQCDDDPLIAASMRKVRSGTIAVSRDLFDQGWVFGRKVRIEGLGIFEINDLMNKRYHQRIDIFMWDESRAREFGRKNIKAALLDI; from the coding sequence ATGCGAATACTCTTCAACTACACCATCACTCCGGTCCTCTGCGCGACCCTGGTGATCATGGCCGTGGTTGTGGTCGTCAAGCAGCAGAAGATCGACGACCTGACTCACCGCCTTGAGCTGGTCGAGAAGACCGCCGCCGCGCGCAAGATCATGGTCGAGGAGGCCCGCCTCCTGCAGAAGGCCAAGAACATGTCTCCGGTGCGCACGGTCACCGTGACCGCCTACAACCCCTCCACCGAACAGTGCGACGACGATCCGCTCATCGCCGCCTCCATGCGCAAGGTCCGCTCCGGCACCATCGCCGTGTCCCGCGACCTCTTCGACCAGGGCTGGGTCTTCGGCCGCAAGGTCCGCATCGAGGGCCTCGGCATCTTCGAGATCAACGACCTCATGAACAAGCGCTATCACCAGCGCATCGACATCTTCATGTGGGACGAATCGAGGGCCAGAGAGTTCGGGCGCAAGAACATCAAGGCGGCGCTACTCGATATCTAG
- a CDS encoding nitroreductase family protein: MFADKDICKRCGACLDECPFDLVVEDREGFPKLRPAARKTCINCGHCVAVCPVGAVTLPEMPAVTAGLAPGQCATLDRGLRLTPAQADQFLSGRRSVRTYRDKTVPEETLTHLFSVSSFAPSAKNGQPAQWIVTRTPQATRRLAGMTVEYMATNSIMPGVVKNWARGVDKILHGAPHVAVAHAPEDGFNPAEDCALSAAYLELAAHAHGLGACWAGFLMEVAEGCCNIRRELGIPEGHGVYAALVLGYPKYRYKRIPTRRTVEIDWLE, from the coding sequence ATGTTTGCCGACAAGGATATCTGCAAGCGCTGCGGCGCGTGTCTGGACGAGTGTCCTTTCGACCTCGTCGTCGAGGACCGCGAGGGCTTCCCCAAGCTCCGTCCCGCAGCCAGAAAGACGTGCATCAACTGCGGCCACTGCGTGGCCGTCTGCCCGGTGGGGGCCGTGACCCTGCCCGAGATGCCCGCCGTGACCGCCGGTCTGGCCCCCGGCCAGTGCGCCACACTCGACCGCGGCCTCCGGCTGACCCCGGCCCAGGCCGATCAGTTCCTGTCCGGGCGGCGTTCGGTACGCACCTACCGCGACAAGACCGTGCCCGAGGAGACCCTGACCCACCTCTTTTCCGTGTCCTCGTTCGCGCCCAGCGCCAAGAACGGCCAGCCCGCGCAATGGATCGTCACCCGCACGCCCCAGGCCACCCGTCGCCTGGCGGGCATGACCGTGGAGTACATGGCCACCAACTCGATCATGCCCGGCGTGGTCAAAAACTGGGCGCGCGGCGTGGACAAGATCCTGCACGGCGCGCCCCACGTGGCCGTGGCCCACGCCCCGGAGGACGGCTTCAACCCGGCCGAGGACTGCGCCCTGTCCGCCGCCTACCTCGAACTCGCGGCCCACGCCCACGGGCTGGGCGCCTGCTGGGCCGGTTTCCTCATGGAGGTGGCCGAGGGCTGTTGCAACATCCGCAGGGAATTGGGCATCCCCGAGGGCCATGGCGTGTATGCGGCATTGGTGTTGGGATATCCGAAGTACCGCTACAAGCGCATCCCCACCCGGCGCACCGTCGAGATTGACTGGCTGGAGTAG
- a CDS encoding GGDEF domain-containing protein: MTMDRPASHRPKARYKALYAASILALAALLCVCFGMVYTLRLDPGGDHARLMQLAYLCMVAGFFILAAQGLLVYKKVMACMGRDAIRADELAEQLERLTVLDSLTQAYNRGKFEEVMTQELGNVRRYGLDLSGIMLDMDGFRAINQAHGYSAGDRLLANLAHFLNAKLRTNDFLFRWHGGKFIILCPHTDIDRAAIVAEKLRMLVGHKIFGGKIRVFLSLGVAQAEEDDSAETFMQRLQSGLAASKNGGRNQVTVIRAPLFPY; encoded by the coding sequence ATGACCATGGATCGCCCCGCCTCCCACCGACCCAAGGCGCGCTACAAAGCGCTGTACGCCGCGAGCATCCTGGCCCTGGCCGCGCTGCTGTGCGTCTGCTTCGGCATGGTCTACACCCTGCGCCTCGATCCGGGCGGGGACCACGCCCGGCTCATGCAACTGGCCTATCTGTGCATGGTGGCCGGGTTCTTCATCCTCGCGGCCCAGGGACTGCTCGTCTACAAGAAGGTCATGGCCTGCATGGGCCGGGACGCGATCCGGGCCGACGAGCTGGCCGAACAACTGGAGCGGCTGACGGTCCTGGACTCCCTGACCCAGGCCTACAACCGGGGCAAGTTCGAGGAGGTCATGACCCAGGAGCTGGGCAACGTCCGGCGCTACGGCCTGGACCTGTCCGGGATCATGCTCGACATGGACGGATTCCGGGCCATCAACCAGGCCCACGGCTACTCCGCCGGGGACCGCCTCCTGGCCAACCTGGCCCACTTCCTGAACGCCAAGCTGCGGACCAACGACTTCCTATTCCGCTGGCACGGCGGCAAGTTCATCATCCTCTGCCCGCACACCGACATCGACCGGGCCGCCATCGTGGCCGAAAAGCTGCGCATGCTCGTGGGCCACAAGATCTTCGGCGGCAAGATCCGCGTGTTCCTCTCCCTGGGCGTGGCCCAGGCCGAGGAGGACGACAGCGCCGAGACCTTCATGCAGCGTCTCCAGTCCGGCCTGGCCGCGTCCAAGAACGGCGGCCGGAACCAGGTCACCGTGATCCGCGCCCCGCTCTTTCCATACTGA
- a CDS encoding EAL domain-containing protein, with product MVQDKTAHYLKYAPTRVLLPSAMMLLLFAGSIFLYLLPSIEEALLDAQKEKVVEITDTVVGTLAHLNEMAERGEITLNYAKRLGAEFVKTTRYGPHAKDYFWITDLTPRMIMHPYRPDLDGRDLTDYRDKDGKRIFMEFVRAARNNPDAFVDYYWQWQDQPDRIARKLSHVRLFAPWGWVLGTGLYTDDVHTEIGVYRDHVALIFLGILLLSSLLSLYVIRQAGITEKKKAQIQGQREKLVRVLQESEERYRTIADFGYDWEIWIGTEGTIHYCSPACLRITGYPPERFFENPGLVREIILKDDQDAWDAYLVEADSDRGDSLDFRILTADGKTRWLGVVGRSVSGIGGKPLGMRLSFRDITDRKAMEEQLRHQALHDPLTNLANRTLCLDRLGQAMRRAKRRENYFFAVVFLDLDRFKIINDSLGHRFGDMVLTETAIRLTSEMRLLDTVSRFGGDEFVLLLDELSSPGEAIRIIKRVRKRLSEPFRFNGNEVQTTASFGIVLSPVTDGKAADVLQHANIAMHRAKEAGRNRFKVFTERMLETAVDQLTLENDMRRGLANDEFHVVYQPIMDLASSDIVGFEALARWNHPDRGSIPPIEFIPMAEESGLIIELGEWVLQQALRTLAGWRNETDGADDIFMSVNLSSKQFARIELDKIVVKALERYGLPPSCLKLEITESSIMGNPESSLRILNRLRRAGVRFSIDDFGTGYSSLSQLQQLPVDTLKVDRTFISRMRTDPENMEIVKAVIALGHSLDLNVVAEGVESPEQLCSLLNLFCNCVQGFYFHEPMSAGLAQTLLKQRTGKTAEQTREKMERARRDCGPDE from the coding sequence ATGGTGCAGGACAAAACCGCGCACTACCTCAAATACGCCCCCACCAGGGTCCTGCTGCCCTCGGCGATGATGCTGCTGCTCTTCGCCGGTTCCATCTTCCTGTACCTGCTGCCGTCCATCGAAGAGGCCCTGCTCGACGCCCAGAAGGAAAAGGTCGTGGAGATCACGGACACCGTGGTCGGCACCCTGGCCCACCTGAACGAGATGGCCGAGCGTGGCGAAATCACCCTGAACTACGCCAAGCGGCTGGGCGCGGAATTCGTCAAGACCACCCGCTACGGTCCGCACGCCAAGGACTATTTCTGGATAACGGACCTGACCCCGCGGATGATCATGCACCCCTACCGCCCGGACCTGGACGGACGGGACCTGACCGACTACCGGGACAAGGACGGCAAGCGGATATTCATGGAGTTCGTGCGCGCGGCCAGGAATAACCCGGACGCCTTCGTGGACTACTACTGGCAGTGGCAGGACCAGCCCGACCGCATCGCCCGCAAGCTCTCCCACGTACGCCTGTTCGCCCCCTGGGGCTGGGTCCTCGGCACCGGGCTGTACACCGACGACGTGCATACGGAGATCGGCGTGTACCGCGACCACGTGGCCCTGATCTTCCTGGGCATCCTGCTGCTGAGCTCCCTGCTCTCCCTGTACGTCATCCGCCAGGCCGGCATCACTGAAAAGAAAAAGGCCCAGATCCAGGGCCAGCGGGAAAAGCTCGTGCGCGTGCTCCAGGAGAGCGAGGAGCGCTACCGGACCATCGCGGACTTCGGCTACGATTGGGAAATCTGGATCGGCACGGAAGGCACCATCCATTACTGTTCCCCGGCCTGCCTGCGGATCACCGGCTACCCGCCCGAGCGGTTCTTCGAGAACCCCGGCCTGGTCCGCGAGATCATCCTCAAGGACGACCAGGACGCCTGGGACGCCTACCTGGTTGAGGCCGACTCCGACCGCGGCGACTCGCTGGACTTCCGCATCCTGACCGCGGACGGAAAGACCCGCTGGCTCGGCGTGGTCGGGCGGTCCGTGTCCGGCATCGGCGGCAAGCCGCTGGGCATGCGCCTGAGCTTCCGCGACATCACCGACCGCAAGGCCATGGAGGAGCAGCTCCGCCACCAGGCCCTGCACGACCCCCTGACCAACCTGGCCAACCGCACCCTGTGCCTGGACCGGTTGGGCCAGGCCATGCGCCGGGCCAAACGCCGCGAGAACTATTTCTTCGCGGTCGTCTTCCTGGACCTCGACCGCTTCAAGATCATCAACGACTCCCTGGGCCACCGCTTCGGCGACATGGTCCTGACCGAGACGGCCATCCGGCTGACCAGCGAGATGCGCCTCCTGGACACGGTCTCGCGGTTCGGCGGCGACGAGTTCGTTTTGCTCCTGGACGAGCTGTCCAGTCCGGGCGAGGCCATCCGGATCATCAAGCGCGTGCGCAAGCGGCTGTCCGAGCCCTTCCGCTTCAACGGCAACGAGGTCCAGACCACGGCCAGCTTCGGCATCGTCCTAAGCCCGGTGACGGACGGCAAAGCTGCGGACGTGCTCCAGCACGCCAACATCGCCATGCACCGCGCCAAGGAGGCCGGGCGCAACCGCTTCAAGGTCTTCACCGAGCGCATGCTCGAAACCGCCGTGGACCAACTCACGCTCGAAAACGACATGCGCCGGGGGCTGGCCAACGACGAATTCCACGTTGTCTACCAGCCGATCATGGACCTGGCCAGTTCGGACATCGTCGGCTTCGAGGCCCTGGCCCGCTGGAACCATCCGGACCGGGGGAGCATCCCGCCCATAGAGTTCATCCCCATGGCCGAGGAATCCGGGCTGATCATCGAATTGGGCGAGTGGGTCCTGCAGCAGGCCCTGCGGACCCTGGCCGGGTGGCGCAACGAGACGGACGGCGCGGACGACATCTTCATGTCCGTGAACCTGTCCAGCAAGCAGTTCGCGCGCATCGAGCTGGACAAGATCGTGGTCAAGGCCCTGGAGCGCTACGGGCTGCCGCCCTCCTGCCTCAAGCTGGAGATCACCGAGTCCTCCATCATGGGCAACCCCGAGTCCTCCCTGCGCATCCTGAACCGGCTCAGAAGGGCCGGAGTACGCTTCTCCATCGACGACTTCGGCACCGGCTATTCCTCCCTGTCCCAACTCCAGCAACTGCCCGTGGACACCCTCAAGGTGGACCGGACCTTCATCTCGCGCATGCGGACCGACCCGGAGAACATGGAGATCGTCAAGGCGGTCATCGCCCTGGGCCACTCTCTGGACCTCAATGTGGTGGCCGAGGGCGTGGAAAGCCCGGAGCAGCTCTGCTCGCTCCTGAACCTCTTCTGCAACTGCGTCCAGGGCTTCTACTTCCACGAGCCCATGAGTGCGGGCCTGGCCCAGACCCTGCTCAAGCAGCGCACCGGCAAGACCGCCGAGCAGACTCGCGAGAAGATGGAGCGGGCGCGCCGGGACTGCGGGCCCGACGAATAG